From the genome of Herpetosiphonaceae bacterium:
GATATTCCGGTCACTACGGGCAGCTTTTACCCAAGGAGGATCGTACTTGAACGCGCAACCCCACGACCGGGTATCGCAAATGGACCATGTACCGGTCTTAGACGATCCAGCGTTCCTCGCTCATAAGCGTCCACGATTACCCCTCTATTTCTTTCGACGACAGCGCTCTGCAACCCAGAATGCGTGGTCGGTGCTTGATCAGGTCAGGCGAGGCACGCAGCAGCCGCTCGCACCCCTGGCGCCTGTCCCGCCGCAGCGTCCGCGCAGGCAACTGCGCCACGCGCTCAAACGCCTGCCGCGTCGCTTTATCGGCCACGGCGTGGTGATGAGCCTGGTGTTCGCCGTGATCGGCACGGGTGGTCTGCCCGATCTGACGCTGGGTATGGATTGGACCCAGGGCGCGACGGTCGCCACCGATCACGTCGAGGGCGTGGCGCACGCCGATGAACACCTGGGCGTTGCAGCGCCGCAGGTGATCGCGAACGCAGCGACGACACTGGACTTTGCTCATACGGAAGAACAGGCAAACGACGCGCTGACGCCATCCCTGCTGCCCCGGCAGGCACCGACCGGATCGGCGTTCGTGGCTACTCATAAAGTTGCTCCCGGTGAAAAGCTCGGCGCGATAGCAGAGCGCTACAACGTTTCAGTCGGCACGCTGATCGCCGCCAACGACATCGATCCGAAGATGCTGGCGATCGGGCAGGAGTTGCGCATACCCCGCGTTTCGGGGCTGCCGCACAAAGTCGCCGATGGCGAGACGGTCGAGGCTATCGCCGAGCAGTA
Proteins encoded in this window:
- a CDS encoding LysM peptidoglycan-binding domain-containing protein, giving the protein MLDQVRRGTQQPLAPLAPVPPQRPRRQLRHALKRLPRRFIGHGVVMSLVFAVIGTGGLPDLTLGMDWTQGATVATDHVEGVAHADEHLGVAAPQVIANAATTLDFAHTEEQANDALTPSLLPRQAPTGSAFVATHKVAPGEKLGAIAERYNVSVGTLIAANDIDPKMLAIGQELRIPRVSGLPHKVADGETVEAIAEQYSVPVTSIRFFPANNLGSGRSLVSGEEIYVPGATAIGNGPIEAEASQATAIPIGSVLDDDTRIRTGPGTDYERIAKLPSEAQVA